A window of Acidimicrobiales bacterium genomic DNA:
TCGACGTAGGCGGAGCGGGGGTCGTGGCCGACGACGTCGATGAGGGCGTCGGGCCAAGGTCGGATGGTGAGCGTGGTGACGGTTGGCAGGACCGGGACCGGGGTCACGGGCGTTCCTCCGCAGGCGGGGCAGTCGGGTTGGCGAGTGGCGGGGGAAGTGCCGGTGACGAGTGACGTCTGGCTGTATTTCATTACATTCCACACAGGTTGTCAAGAGGCGCGATGCTGGATCACATGACGCCCGAGGCGGAGCAGGCGAAGGCGTGGGTGGACGAGGCCAAGGCGATCACCGTCCTCACCGGCGCCGGCATCTCCACCGACTCGGGCATCCCCGACTTCCGGGGCCCGCAGGGCGTGTGGACCAAGAACCCCGCCGCCGAGCGGGCCTCCACCCTCGAGCACTACCTCAACGAACCCGAGGTGCGGCGGGCGGCGTGGCAGGCCCGGCTTCACTCGCCTGCGTGGGAGGCCCAGCCCAACGCCGGCCACCGCGCCCTCGTCGCCCTCGAACAGCGGGGCAAGCTGCACACCCTCGTCACCCAGAACATCGACGAACTCCACCAGCAGGCGGGCAACAGCGCCGACAAGATCGTGGAGATCCACGGCACCATGCGCCAGGTGGCGTGTTGGTCGTGCGGCGAGCGGGCGCCTATGGAGCGGGCGCTGGAGCGCGTGCGCAACGGCGAAGACGATCCTGCGTGCCGCACCTGCGGCGGCATCCTCAAGTCGGCCACCATCAGCTTCGGCCAGGACCTGGTGGCCGACGACCTGCGCCGGGCCGAACGGGCCGCCCTCGCGTGCGACCTCCTCCTCGCCGTCGGCTCAACCCTGACGGTCTACCCGGCCGCCGCCGTCGTGCCACTGGCCAAGCAGGCGGGCGCCCGCATCGTCATCGTCAACGGGGAGGCCACGGCCATGGACCACCTGGCCGACGTCGTCCTCCGCGGCCCGATCAGCGAACTGCTACCGCACATCGTCGGCTGACCAGCGGCCGAAGTGCACGACCTCCTCGAACGGCTTGCGGCCGCCCTTCCACGACGGCCGCGAGTGCTCGTCGGGGGCGCGGTGGCCCAGCGCCACCGCGCCGATGGCCCGGTACGACTCCGGCACGCCCAAGGCATGCAGCGCCTCGCGCTCGCCTTTGAAGATCCCGCAGAACACCGCCCCCAAGCCCTCCTCGACCACCGACAGCAACAGCAACATGGTGGCGAAGGCGGCGTCGATGTCCCAGTAGGGGACCGGCCACGCGGACTCCTCGCCCATGCCCAGGAACTCCTTGTCGGGCCGCGAGTAGCGGTCGAGGTACGCCTGCTTATTGGAGAGCGGCACCACGACCACCGGCGCCGTCCGCCAGCCCCCGCCCTCCCACTCGGGGTCGAGCACGGCGTCCCAGAACGGCCTCGTCTGCTTTTCGCCTTCCAGCACCACGAAGGCGAACCCCTGGCTGAACCCTGCCGACGGTCCCCGCACTGCGTTGCGCAGCAGCCGCTCGACCACCTCGCGGGCCACCGGCGTCCCGTCGAAGCGACGCACCATGCGCCGCCGCCGCACCACCTCGGAGAACTCCATGGCTGCCACGCTACGGCCGGCCGGGAATGCCGACCTTATTGGTAAGGTTTTACCGTTCCAGGAGGTAGCGCCCGTGCCCACGTTCCGCGAGTTGCTCAGCCAGGCCAAGTCGAAGATCCGAGAGGTCGACACGGCCACGGCCGAGCAGACCATCACAACCGACCCCAACGCCGTCGTCGTCGACGTGCGCGAGGCCGACGAGTACGAGCAGGGCGCGCTCCCCAACGCCGTGCACATCCCCCGCGGCTTCCTCGAACTGCAGATCGAGAACAAGGTGGCCGACCGGGACACGCCCGTCGTCGTCTACTGCGCAGGCGGCGTCCGCTCGGCCTTCGCGGCGGCCAGCCTGCAAGACCTCGGCTACACCAACGTCGTCTCCATGGCCGGCGGCTTCGGGAAGTGGAAGAACGAGGGCCGCGCCTGGAAGACGCCCCAAGCCCTCACCTCCGAGCAGCGCAACCGCTACCAGCGCCACCTCCTGCTCCCCGAGGTGGGCGAGGTCGGCCAGCAGAAGCTGCTCGACTCCAAGGTCCTCCTGTTGGGCGCAGGCGGCCTCGGTTCCCCCGCGGCCCTCTACCTGGCGGCGGCCGGCGTCGGCACCATCGGCATCATCGACATGGTCGTGGTCGACGACTCCAACCTGCAGCGCCAGATCCTGCACAACATCGACCGGGTGGGCGACCGCAAGGTCGACTCGGCCAAGAAGACGCTGACACTGCTGAACTCCGACGTGAACGTCGTGACCTACGACGTCCGTCTGGGCGCCGACAACGTGCTCGACATCATCGACGGCTACGACGTGATCGTCGACGGCACCGACAACTTCCCCACCCGTTACCTGGTGAACGACGCCTCACTGCTCAAGAAGATCCCCGTGGTGCACGGCTCGATCTTCCGCTTCGAGGGCCAGGCCACCGTCTTCGCCCCCTACGAGGGCCCTTGCTACCGCTGCATGATCCCCGAGCCGCCTCCCGCCGAACTGGCGCCGTCGTGCGCCGAGGCAGGCGTGCTCGGCGTGCTGCCCGGCATCGTCGGCAGCATCCAGGCCATGGAGGCCATCAAGATCCTTTTGGGCCTGGGCGAGCCGCTGATCGGCCGCCTGCTGGCCTACGACGCCATGGAGGAGTCGTTCCGTACCTTCAAGGTGCACCGCGACCCGGAGTGCCCGGCGTGCGGCCCCAACGCGGGCGAGTTGGTCATTGCCGAGTACGACGAGCTGTGCATGCCGCACGCTAAGCAACCTCCGGCCTGATCCGCTGGCTGTCCTCCTCGGGCTGATCGTCGCCGCGTCGTACGGCGCAGGCGACTTCTTCGGCGGGCTGGCGTCTCGGCGCACGCCGACCACCTCGGTCGTCGTCCCGGCGCACCTGCTCGGCTTCCTGCTGCTCGGTCTCCTGCTCGTCGTCGACCCCTCGGGCCACGCCACCGACCGCGACCTTGTCATCGGCGCGGCGTCCGGCGTGTGCGGCGGCATCGGGGTGTTCCTGCTGTTCCGGGGACTGGCCACCGGCCGCATGAGCGTGGTGGCGCCCATCACCGCGGTGGGCGCCGCCGTGCTGCCGGTGGCGTGGGGACTGGCCACCGGGGAGCGCCCGTCGGCCCTCGTCCTCTTCGGGGTGCTGCTCGCCCTCGCGGCCGTCGCCCTCGTAGCCCGCTCCGACGATCCCGACGACGACGTCCCGGCCGACCGGGAATGGGCCGCCGTGGGCTGGGCCGTCGGCGCGGGCGTCGGCTTCGGCGCCCTGTTCATCCTGCTGGCCGAGACCGGCGACGACGCCGGCTGGTGGCCCCTGGTGTCGGCTCGTGCCGCGTCGGTCGTCGCCGTCACCGTCGGTGCCCTCGTGGCCCGGCAACAACTCCGCCCCAATCGCCCCGCCGTGCCCGCCATCGCTGCCTCCGGCGTGCTCGACGTGACGGCCAACGCCGTCTACCTGCTGGCCGTGCGCCAAGGGCTGCTGTCGCTCGTCGCCGTGCTCAGCTCGCTCTACCCGGCGGGCACCGTGCTGCTGGCTCGGGTGGTGCTCAAGGAGCGGCTGGTGAAGGCGCAACTCGTCGGCTTGGCCTTCGCGCTGGCGGGCGTGGCGTGCATCGCCATCGGCTGACGCAGGCGCTTTAGCTCGCGAAACCTCGGCGGTCGTAACCTGAGCGCCATGGCCGAGGACGTTCGTCGTACCGACTCGGGGATCGAGATCAAGCCCGTCTACGCGGCGGGCGATCTCGAGGGGTGGGACCCGGAGACCAAGCTGGGAGAGCCGGGCTCGTTCCCGTACACGAGGGGCGTCTACCCCACGATGTACCGGGGGCGGCCGTGGACCATCCGCCCCTACTCCGGCTTCGGCACCGCCGAGGCCACCAACGAGCGGTGGAAGCTGCTGTTGGCCAACGGCTCCACGGGCCTGTCGTGCGCCTTCGACCTGCCGACGCAGATGGGCTACGACTCCGACCACCCCCGCGCCGAGGGCGAGGTCGGCAAGGTCGGCGTGGCCATCAGCTCCATCGACGACATGCGCATGCTGCTCGACGGCATGCCGCTCGACAAGGTCACCACGTCGATGACCATCAACGCCACGGCGTCAACCCTGCTGCTGCTCTACGAGCTCGTGGCCGAGGAGAACAACATCCCGTCCGAGAAGCTCGGCGGCACCATCCAGAACGACATCCTCAAGGAGTACGTGGCCCGGGGCACCTACATCTACCCGCCCCGCCCGTCGATGCGGCTGATCACCGACATCTTCGCCTATTGCCGCGACCGCATCCCCCAGTGGAACACCATCTCCATCTCCGGCTACCACATCCGCGAGGCGGGCTCCACGGCGGTGCAGGAGATCGCCTTCACCTTGGCCAACGGCATCGCCTACGTGGACGCCGCCGTCGCCGCGGGCCTCTCCGTCGACGACTTCGCCCCTCGCCTCAGCTTCTTCTGGAACGGCCACAACAACTTTTTCGAAGAGATCGCCAAGTTCCGGGCCGCCCGTCGCATGTGGGCGAAGATCATGACGGAGCGCTTCGGGGCCAAGGACGAGAAGTCGAAGCTGCTGCGGTTCCACACCCAGACCGGTGGCTCGACCCTCACCGCCCAGCAGCCCGAGAACAACATCATGCGCGTCACCATCCAGGCCCTCGCCGCGGTGCTCGGCGGCACCCAGAGCCTTCACACCAACGGCTTCGACGAGGCCATCGGCCTGCCCA
This region includes:
- the moeB gene encoding molybdopterin-synthase adenylyltransferase MoeB, translating into MPTFRELLSQAKSKIREVDTATAEQTITTDPNAVVVDVREADEYEQGALPNAVHIPRGFLELQIENKVADRDTPVVVYCAGGVRSAFAAASLQDLGYTNVVSMAGGFGKWKNEGRAWKTPQALTSEQRNRYQRHLLLPEVGEVGQQKLLDSKVLLLGAGGLGSPAALYLAAAGVGTIGIIDMVVVDDSNLQRQILHNIDRVGDRKVDSAKKTLTLLNSDVNVVTYDVRLGADNVLDIIDGYDVIVDGTDNFPTRYLVNDASLLKKIPVVHGSIFRFEGQATVFAPYEGPCYRCMIPEPPPAELAPSCAEAGVLGVLPGIVGSIQAMEAIKILLGLGEPLIGRLLAYDAMEESFRTFKVHRDPECPACGPNAGELVIAEYDELCMPHAKQPPA
- a CDS encoding Sir2 family NAD-dependent protein deacetylase, which translates into the protein MTPEAEQAKAWVDEAKAITVLTGAGISTDSGIPDFRGPQGVWTKNPAAERASTLEHYLNEPEVRRAAWQARLHSPAWEAQPNAGHRALVALEQRGKLHTLVTQNIDELHQQAGNSADKIVEIHGTMRQVACWSCGERAPMERALERVRNGEDDPACRTCGGILKSATISFGQDLVADDLRRAERAALACDLLLAVGSTLTVYPAAAVVPLAKQAGARIVIVNGEATAMDHLADVVLRGPISELLPHIVG
- a CDS encoding nitroreductase family protein — translated: MEFSEVVRRRRMVRRFDGTPVAREVVERLLRNAVRGPSAGFSQGFAFVVLEGEKQTRPFWDAVLDPEWEGGGWRTAPVVVVPLSNKQAYLDRYSRPDKEFLGMGEESAWPVPYWDIDAAFATMLLLLSVVEEGLGAVFCGIFKGEREALHALGVPESYRAIGAVALGHRAPDEHSRPSWKGGRKPFEEVVHFGRWSADDVR
- a CDS encoding methylmalonyl-CoA mutase family protein; this translates as MAEDVRRTDSGIEIKPVYAAGDLEGWDPETKLGEPGSFPYTRGVYPTMYRGRPWTIRPYSGFGTAEATNERWKLLLANGSTGLSCAFDLPTQMGYDSDHPRAEGEVGKVGVAISSIDDMRMLLDGMPLDKVTTSMTINATASTLLLLYELVAEENNIPSEKLGGTIQNDILKEYVARGTYIYPPRPSMRLITDIFAYCRDRIPQWNTISISGYHIREAGSTAVQEIAFTLANGIAYVDAAVAAGLSVDDFAPRLSFFWNGHNNFFEEIAKFRAARRMWAKIMTERFGAKDEKSKLLRFHTQTGGSTLTAQQPENNIMRVTIQALAAVLGGTQSLHTNGFDEAIGLPTARAARVALRTQQVIASESGVVDTADPLAGSYFVESLTDAIEEGAWAYLDKIDGMGGAVSAIEQGFMQDEIEAAAYEHAKAVDAGEKVIVGVNKYTEGEVEPAEVFPIDPAMQQQQADRVRRLKAERDQDAVRHALDDVAAAARGTQNLLVPMKEALRVKATLGEVSDVLRAEFGVFQPTR
- a CDS encoding DMT family transporter — translated: MPSTTSCACRTLSNLRPDPLAVLLGLIVAASYGAGDFFGGLASRRTPTTSVVVPAHLLGFLLLGLLLVVDPSGHATDRDLVIGAASGVCGGIGVFLLFRGLATGRMSVVAPITAVGAAVLPVAWGLATGERPSALVLFGVLLALAAVALVARSDDPDDDVPADREWAAVGWAVGAGVGFGALFILLAETGDDAGWWPLVSARAASVVAVTVGALVARQQLRPNRPAVPAIAASGVLDVTANAVYLLAVRQGLLSLVAVLSSLYPAGTVLLARVVLKERLVKAQLVGLAFALAGVACIAIG